Part of the Lotus japonicus ecotype B-129 chromosome 6, LjGifu_v1.2 genome, AAAACAGGCTTTGGATCATTGTTTGCTCTAGTTGGTAGAGAAGAATCTTGACACATTCCAGCTTGACTACACTTGTCGCAGTTAAAAGAGTCGCACACTGCTTGCTTCTTCAGATCAGCCTCCGGAATCCATCGCCGTAgagcctcctcagcagcacgttGCTTTCTGTTTGCAGACTCAATTCTGTTTAAAGCATCTGCCAATACTTCTTTGCTGTGTAGAACTTCTTCTGATGcttccttcagcttcttcaaaataGTCTGTTTAGAAATGTTGGTTTCATCAATACGAAACTTTGGATCTATTACCTTCTTTAGAGTCGAGTCCTCAGGTATCTGATCCCTGAAGGTTAGAGGAGAACGCGGTGCAAAAGAAAATGTGACTCTCTCAGGTTCCGGCAGAGCAAACTCTGACACTCTCTCAGCACCAGATAGAGCCTTGATTTCAGCAAGAGCAATAGCTTCAGCTGCCCTTGCAGCTTCTTCCATCTTTTTAGCCGCAAGCAACCTCATCTCGGCTGTCTTAACACTGAATCCATGCCCTCCATAGATTGTTAATGGATTTgaaccttcagaacttcttgttTCAACCATTCTATTATGCTGTTCAGAATCAGAATTGAAATTCCTCATATTATTAGCAGGTTGATCAAAAGTGCATTCTGcatgagatgatggtggattcaatCTTGTTTGCTCTTGCACCCTCTCGTGAGCAGAGACAGCTGCAAACTTTGACGCTAGCTTTGCACGAGTTCTCTCAAGAAAACTTTTAtccttcttcattttcttatttaaCGATTCAACAGAGGATTGAATCACCTCGAGTTCATTTATAGTTTGACCAAGATTTACTTTGGCTTCTTTCAACTCCATCAAGATCAGATCAGGTGATGACATAGAGCAGGAGCTAGAAATGTGTAACATCTGTTCTTGATTGCTGACAATGTTTCCATAATTTTCCTTATTCATCTCCTTAATAACTGGAGTTCCAATCTGTTCACAAGAGTTGATATCTGGAGTCGCCAAGCATTTCAACGCATCTTTTTGTAGTTGCTGCTTTAATTCCTCCACGATCCTTTTGGTAGCTCCCAGCTCTTCAAGTACATCAAGTGTTTCAAGTTCTCTGACTATCAAATCCTTCTCCAACTCTGCTGCTTGTTCCTCCACTTTCTTTATGTCAAAATCTTCCAAATTGTCCTGCTAACGAAAATCTTCTTCTACATCAGCAAGTAAACAACTAACAAGAGGCAGGTATCAAGGGTGCACAAAAACTTAAAACAGATCAATAGACAATAATGCA contains:
- the LOC130723168 gene encoding WEB family protein At2g40480 isoform X2 produces the protein MAEADESTAAAAAFGVPGTPAIREARPETGTRRIDTGFGSGGNPIHGVRRVNLRAEIDTSPPFESVKEAVTRFGGSGPWLPLYRLGEAFDNLEDFDIKKVEEQAAELEKDLIVRELETLDVLEELGATKRIVEELKQQLQKDALKCLATPDINSCEQIGTPVIKEMNKENYGNIVSNQEQMLHISSSCSMSSPDLILMELKEAKVNLGQTINELEVIQSSVESLNKKMKKDKSFLERTRAKLASKFAAVSAHERVQEQTRLNPPSSHAECTFDQPANNMRNFNSDSEQHNRMVETRSSEGSNPLTIYGGHGFSVKTAEMRLLAAKKMEEAARAAEAIALAEIKALSGAERVSEFALPEPERVTFSFAPRSPLTFRDQIPEDSTLKKVIDPKFRIDETNISKQTILKKLKEASEEVLHSKEVLADALNRIESANRKQRAAEEALRRWIPEADLKKQAVCDSFNCDKCSQAGMCQDSSLPTRANNDPKPVLRPTISMRDVLSRKQVPEGYDTRKEMEEHTERQKVALSQMLRALREDLTVPPKAEKDGSDQKQFVAQRKKFGFIQISFPLAKPSKKKA
- the LOC130723168 gene encoding WEB family protein At2g40480 isoform X1 produces the protein MAEADESTAAAAAFGVPGTPAIREARPETGTRRIDTGFGSGGNPIHGVRRVNLRAEIDTSPPFESVKEAVTRFGGSGPWLPLYRLGEAFQDNLEDFDIKKVEEQAAELEKDLIVRELETLDVLEELGATKRIVEELKQQLQKDALKCLATPDINSCEQIGTPVIKEMNKENYGNIVSNQEQMLHISSSCSMSSPDLILMELKEAKVNLGQTINELEVIQSSVESLNKKMKKDKSFLERTRAKLASKFAAVSAHERVQEQTRLNPPSSHAECTFDQPANNMRNFNSDSEQHNRMVETRSSEGSNPLTIYGGHGFSVKTAEMRLLAAKKMEEAARAAEAIALAEIKALSGAERVSEFALPEPERVTFSFAPRSPLTFRDQIPEDSTLKKVIDPKFRIDETNISKQTILKKLKEASEEVLHSKEVLADALNRIESANRKQRAAEEALRRWIPEADLKKQAVCDSFNCDKCSQAGMCQDSSLPTRANNDPKPVLRPTISMRDVLSRKQVPEGYDTRKEMEEHTERQKVALSQMLRALREDLTVPPKAEKDGSDQKQFVAQRKKFGFIQISFPLAKPSKKKA